CCACAAAAAATTCATGAACCACGTCCTCCACGCAGCAAACGTCATTGAGATGGATACGAGAGATTCGTACTCACTTCGTTATTATTCCTGTATGGGAAGAAACATCAAATGGGAACCAGTGCATTCGCTATCGAGATTGTTCAGGGATACTGCCAGCAGAATGAAAATGTGAGAAATTGTCTATAGATGTTTCTCATCGACGCGGGTAGACTGTCATTCGACGATGAGGCGTTCGATGTCGTCCTCGAGTTGCCCGTACAACTCCTCAGCCTTCTGCTCGTCTGCAGGTGACAGCGGTTCGATCGGCTCACGGACATTCCCACCGTGTAATCCGGCGAGATCGAGTCCCTTTTTCACCGCTGAAACGCTGATCGCTCCGGCGATCATGTTGTTCTCTCCAGTCTCTTCGCGGAAGTTCTGGTAGGGCACACAGATGTTGCGGATGCGTCTTGCGCGCTCCCAGTCGCCCGCGGTAAGCGCCTCAAACAATTCGAGGCCAATCTCCGGGCGGAAGTTGCTGACGCCCGCCGAGAACCCTTCGATGCCTTCGTTCCAGAACGGCAGGGCAAACGGTTCGGCGAGACCGTTCACCCAAACGACATCGTCGGCACCCGCTTCGACACCCATGCCGAGTTTGACTGCGTCCTCGAGGGCGTACTTGATGCCGACCACACCATCGACGTTCGTTAGATCACGCAGGTATTCGACCGACGGTTCAAACCCTTTCACGTACGGAACCAAGGGAGCATCGGCGACGGCATCGAGTTTCTCATAATATCGGATGAGACCTCGTTCGTGAATGTACGAGTGGTCCGGAGGCATTATCATCATTGCGTCGACGCCGACACGATCGTAACTACGAATGGTGTCCTTTGCTTCCTCCGTACTCCCACCCACTCCGGCAAGAATACAGGCGTCCGATGGAAGAACATCAACACTTGACTGTGTCACTTTGATCTGTTCATCTTGGGAGAGAGAATGATATTCACTAATATTGGCGGACGCCAGAAACGTTCGAATACCGTTATCGTACAGACAACATGCATTTTCCTTGACTTTTTCGTAATCGACCTCGAGGTTATCGTCGAACGGTGTAAGGATTCCAGCGGCGACACCACGCAGGTGCTGGCGCACCTCATCGTTTGAAAGTGGCATACTCAAGAATCTAAGTGCGTCAGCATAAAATCTTCGCTTATAATAGTCAAATATCATATATGGGTGCATAGATCATCTGCTTGGGGAACAGAAGTCCATCTATTGACTCCTTCTACAATCAAGATTAGAAAAATTACAGATATTGTGCATACAACGATTGTGAATTGTGCACATCCATCTTATGAATATTAGCGGCCATGCATTCTCATTCTCCATTGTTCCGACCAGGATCGATACTCCTCAGGAAAACCAGATGGCTGCTCAAACGCGACGTCCTTTCATCATCGAAATCAAGAATGGGGAATCAGACATCGAAATCGTAGGCGTAAGTGCAGAGAGTACTAAATAGAAGACCTGAGTCGAACCGAACGACAAAGCGGAAAGCATTGCGTACTTCTGGTTACAAGGCACTGCTTGCCACTGGAACACCACTAATCGCGGTCCTCAGCGCGGACCTGCGGGCCCCCAACTAGGCCTTCACGGATGTCCACAGGGCTAACTGGTTCACCCCGCTCGGCCGCTGCATACGCGGCGAGAATGATATCAACCGGTTTACGGGCCTCGTGACCAGTGACTGCTGGGTCATGTCCTTCGTGTAGAGCGTTAACGAAATCTTGCACTACGGCCTCGTGACCCGTACCGAGTGGGGAAATATCACCGTTGGCGTCGTGATGTTCAGTCTCTGAATGGTAGAAGCTTTCCTCACCAGTGCCAACCTCAAAGTGTGATATCTCATCCTCTTTTATCGTGATCGAACCTTCAGTGCCGTTGACTTCTGTCCGAGTCAGACCGCCCTTGACAGCCGTTGTTCCCTCGATGGTTCCGAGTGTGCCGTTCACAAATCTAACTGCCATCGTGGCAGTGTCCTCGCAATCAAGTATCCGATCAACATTATCGACAGCCGCCCAGATCTCCTCAACGTCACCAACCAGCCAACAGAGACGGTCAATCATATGAATAGCCTGATTCATCAGCACCCCACCATCCATTTCGCGGGTGCCACGCCAGTCGCCAGAGTCGTAATATTCCTGTGAACGGAACCATTTGACGGCTGTATCACCAAGTACAAGATCACCAAAATCACCGTCATCAATCGCTTGCTTAGCTCGCCGAGCTGGAGGGTCGTAGCGTCGCTGGAACACACCCGCGAGCGTCACACCGGCATCGTCACAGGCCGTAATCATCTTATCCATTCGATCGGCAAATATATCGAGTGGTTTCTCGCAAAGAATATGCGCACCAGCCTCGGCAGCTTCGATGACAACCTGTGAATGCGTTCCGCTAGGTGTGCAAACGCTGATCGCGTCAATGTTTGCGTCTTTTATCATCTCTGTTGTATCTGTGTAGGCGACACAGTCGAATTCCTCAGCAAACGACTGAGCATTTTCAGGGACAACATCCGAGCATGCAACGAGTTCAACACCGTCAACATTCTGTACAGCCTGCCCATGTGTCTGCCCAATCCCGATACACCCGACAATCCCGTACCTGAGTAACTCGTCCATCAACTTAATCAACCTCCAGCCATCTACTTAACTTTGCGGTTGTCGGAATAATCAACGACGGACGGTATTACAACGCGTCACATTGCTGTATTGAATTCCTGCTCGATATCGAAGAATGTACTCTCGGATTAATTGCGAACATGGACAGTATAACATCTAAATAACTGAATTTTAGGCATCTAGAGATAGTGAATTATACCATTAACCCGAAGAATGAAATATCTGCTCACAGTATTGGATCCATGGTTCGAACAGCAATCAATGTCTATAGTGTCCGTGATCTCGACGAGTCGGTTCCGGAGGTACTCGAACGGGTCGCGAACGCGGGCTACGACGGTGTTCAGTTCTCGGGGCGACATACTCCATTCGAGGGAGATCTAGAGGAAATACAAGAGACACTCGCAGAAACAGGTCTCGACGTGACTGCAGCGCATATTGGTGCCGACCTGCTTGAACAAGATCTTGATAACGTCGTCGATACCTACGAAACCGTCGGCGTCTCTGAAGCCGTCGTTCCGTACCTCCCACCGAAGGAGTTTAGCTCGGTCGAGAGAACCAAAGCGACTGCGGAGAGACTCGAAGCTCTTGCCACTGAACTCGACGTGTATGGTTGGGAACTCCACTACCACAATCACGAACACGAGTTTGTCGACTTAGATGGGAGGAAGTCGTTCGAGATTTTCCTCGGAGCGACGGACATCGGTATCGAACCAGATGTGGGGTGGGTCCTCGCCAGTGGCCACGATCCTGTAAAATTGCTCAAGCGCCTCGACAATCGAGCCCCTTTCGTTCATTTCAAGGATGTTAGGCTCGATCCAGAAGCGAATCGCGGTGGTCACCC
This Haladaptatus sp. R4 DNA region includes the following protein-coding sequences:
- a CDS encoding sugar phosphate isomerase/epimerase, with amino-acid sequence MVRTAINVYSVRDLDESVPEVLERVANAGYDGVQFSGRHTPFEGDLEEIQETLAETGLDVTAAHIGADLLEQDLDNVVDTYETVGVSEAVVPYLPPKEFSSVERTKATAERLEALATELDVYGWELHYHNHEHEFVDLDGRKSFEIFLGATDIGIEPDVGWVLASGHDPVKLLKRLDNRAPFVHFKDVRLDPEANRGGHPVEIGAGDVDMAACAEAARNAGADWFIYEHDNPDDPKASIEHGAEFLSTL
- a CDS encoding dihydrodipicolinate synthase family protein — its product is MPLSNDEVRQHLRGVAAGILTPFDDNLEVDYEKVKENACCLYDNGIRTFLASANISEYHSLSQDEQIKVTQSSVDVLPSDACILAGVGGSTEEAKDTIRSYDRVGVDAMMIMPPDHSYIHERGLIRYYEKLDAVADAPLVPYVKGFEPSVEYLRDLTNVDGVVGIKYALEDAVKLGMGVEAGADDVVWVNGLAEPFALPFWNEGIEGFSAGVSNFRPEIGLELFEALTAGDWERARRIRNICVPYQNFREETGENNMIAGAISVSAVKKGLDLAGLHGGNVREPIEPLSPADEQKAEELYGQLEDDIERLIVE
- a CDS encoding Gfo/Idh/MocA family protein, which gives rise to MDELLRYGIVGCIGIGQTHGQAVQNVDGVELVACSDVVPENAQSFAEEFDCVAYTDTTEMIKDANIDAISVCTPSGTHSQVVIEAAEAGAHILCEKPLDIFADRMDKMITACDDAGVTLAGVFQRRYDPPARRAKQAIDDGDFGDLVLGDTAVKWFRSQEYYDSGDWRGTREMDGGVLMNQAIHMIDRLCWLVGDVEEIWAAVDNVDRILDCEDTATMAVRFVNGTLGTIEGTTAVKGGLTRTEVNGTEGSITIKEDEISHFEVGTGEESFYHSETEHHDANGDISPLGTGHEAVVQDFVNALHEGHDPAVTGHEARKPVDIILAAYAAAERGEPVSPVDIREGLVGGPQVRAEDRD